The following are encoded together in the Cynocephalus volans isolate mCynVol1 chromosome 4, mCynVol1.pri, whole genome shotgun sequence genome:
- the LOC134376120 gene encoding zinc finger protein 717-like, whose product MVPSELESPLQEFPSDLRPLNSASEHCWGLSAIGRFAPSFKSDMSLTVLPQCYLHFQEQQKMKKSLVLVSFEDVAVDFTWEEWQDLDDGQRTLYRSVMLETYNNLVSLGYCITKPEVIFKLEQEAEQWTIDSQNRSLQGQYVLGTEAGKNVQIVKAPITKSQERHDTHLQDVVITNSNTSTEEKVEIEAFHLSSNYISNSIINSEKYLGMKCKEFNVCLNALPPREADWMHAGEKSDEGNITGKLWRHCEHLNQHSKIHAQQQASEYSGQWKSFNTEPILLEQKKVYMGETSCIFDYGKVFHKSAVLTHEIIPVSEKAFQFDICWRKFCENYEPNEQQKIHTKEKPYKYSECDKSFMKKLPLTIRKRTQTGEKLYLCNECGKTFHKSSNLSKHERIHTGERPYECSECGKTFHEKSNLSKHQRIHTGEKPYECKECGKTFYRKSCLSAHQRSHTGEKPYECKKCKKAFNHKSNLRVHHRSHTGEKPYECKECRKTFYRKSCLSVHQRLHTGEKPHECSECGKTFHRKSHLSRHQRIHTGEKRYECSECGNTFHRKSHLSRHQRIHRSEKLYECSECGKTFHWKSNLSRHQRIHTGEKPYECSECGKTFHRKSHLSRHQRIHTGEKPYECSDCGKTFQEKSNLSKHQRIHTGEKPYECKECRKTYSSKSCLSVHQGTSHSLKHASEIHTDEKPYVYNECGKTFHQKSNLSKHWRIYTCENPDECKEYRKPFYSKADLSAHQRTHTVVKPYECNERTKSFYQKSNLTSHEHTSGCIRELT is encoded by the exons ctgtgCTGCCACAGTGCTAtttgcatttccaagagcaacaaaaaatgaagaagtcTTTG GTGTTAGTGTCTTTTGAGGATGTTGCTGTGGACTTCAcatgggaggagtggcaggacctTGATGATGGTCAGAGGACTTTGTACAGGAGTGTGATGCTGGAGACGTACAACAACCTGGTGTCATTGG GGTACTGCATTACCAAACCTGAAGTGATCTTCAAGTTGGAGCAAGAAGCAGAacaatggacaatagattcccaAAACCGGAGTCTACAAGGTCAGTATGTCCTGGGCACTGAGGCTGGAAAGA atgtTCAGATAGTCAAAGCTCCAATTACAAAAAGCCAAGAACGTCATGATACACATTTGCAGGATGTTGTAATTACCAACAGCAATACATCAACTGAGGAGAAAGTTGAAATAGAAGCATTTCATTTGAGCTCAAACTATATTTCAAATTCAATTATAAATAGCGAAAAGTATTTAGGAATGAAGTGCAAAGAGTTCAATGTATGTTTGAATGCACTTCCTCCTAGAGAGGCTGATTGGATGCATGCTGGAGAGAAATCTGATGAGGGTAATATAACTGGGAAATTGTGGAGACATTGTGAGCATCTTAATCAGCATTCCAAGATTCATGCTCAGCAGCAGGCTTCTGAATATAGTGGACAATGGAAATCCTTCAACACAGAGCCAATATTATTGGAACAGAAGAAAGTGTACATGGGAGAGACATCCTGTATATTTGATTATGGGAAAGTCTTTCATAAGTCAGCTGTTCTTACCCATGAGATAATTCCAGTATCAGagaaagcttttcagtttgacataTGTTGGAGAAAGTTCTGTGAAAATTATGAACCCAATGAACAgcagaaaatacacacaaaagagaaaccctataaatatAGTGAATGTGATAAATCATTCATGAAGAAATTACCCCTTACAATCCGTAAGAGAACACAAACAGGGGAGAAGCTATATttgtgtaatgaatgtgggaaaacctttcaTAAGTCCTCAAACCTCAGCAagcatgagagaattcacacaggtgagagaccatatgaatgtagtgaatgtggaaaaacctttcatgaGAAGTCAAATctcagcaagcatcagagaattcacacaggtgagaaaccatatgaatgtaaagaatgtggaaaaactttctaCCGTAAATCATGCCTCAGTGCACATCAGAGAtcccacacaggtgagaaaccatatgaatgtaaaaaatgtaagaaagctTTCAACCATAAGTCAAACCTCAGGGTACATCACAGatctcacacaggtgagaaaccatatgaatgtaaagaatgtagaaaaactttcTACCGTAAATCATGCCTCAGTGTACATCAGAgacttcacacaggtgagaaaccacatGAATGTAgcgaatgtggaaaaacctttcacaggaagtcacacctcagcaggcatcagagaattcacacaggtgagaaacgatatgaatgtagtgaatgtggaaatacctttcacaggaagtcacacctcagcaggcatcagagaattcacagaaGTGAGAAACtatatgaatgtagtgaatgtggaaaaacctttcattGGAAGTCtaacctcagcaggcatcagagaattcacacaggtgagaagccatatgaatgtagcgaatgtggaaaaacctttcacaggaagtcacacctcagcaggcatcagagaattcacacaggtgagaagccatatgaatgtagtgactgtggaaaaacctttcaagAGAAGTCAAATctcagcaagcatcagagaattcacacaggtgagaaaccatatgaatgtaaagaatgtagaaaaacttaCTCTAGTAAATCATGCCTCAGTGTACATCAGGGAACCTcacacag TCTTAAGCATGCATCAGAGATTCACACCGATGAGAAGCCCTATGTAtataatgaatgtggaaaaacttttcacCAGAAGTCAAACCTCAGCAAGCATTGGAGAATTTACACATGTGAGAATCCAGATGAATGTAAAGAATATAGGAAGCCTTTCTACAGTAAAGCAGACCTCAGTGCCCATCAAAGAACTCACACAGTtgtgaaaccatatgaatgtaatgaaCGTACGAAATCTTTCTACCAGAAATCAAACCTTACAAGTCATGAGCACACTTCAGGATGTATCAGAGAACTCACGTAA